In a single window of the Drosophila miranda strain MSH22 chromosome XL, D.miranda_PacBio2.1, whole genome shotgun sequence genome:
- the LOC117187143 gene encoding uncharacterized protein LOC117187143 isoform X1, producing the protein MEPGEKNKQKPTQEKEKNKSEDAASDAVGSGVRKSDGDLVDFYEGVALGPPQQRMLCKAVPENVLADYEQMFETIGNVIKEIVDFGKYEVYVMLYPTLAIGYLQMVWSGKYERAISFVGRNEYKLDDSYKRRVENLKRFRTPEDLPERAQELLSCADTVVIFMARSTSNQFKVLQSQFWTKGQLKTFLSHFKIFIYSDEMMPQAHIHLDRPLPAPFAWASVDAIPDWPFDRISYPT; encoded by the exons aTGGAACCCGGGGAAAAGAAT AAGCAGAAGCCGACACAGGAAAAAGAGAAGAACAAGTCTGAAGACGCAGCCTCGGATGCCGTAGGCTCCGGCGTGCGTAAATCGGACGGGGATCTCGTCGATTTTTACGAGGGCGTTGCACTCGGACCGCCCCAGCAACGGATGCTCTGCAAAGCCGTACCAGAGAATGTGCTCGCGGACTATGAGCAGATGTTCGAGACGATCGGGAATGTCATCAAGGAAATAGTTGACTTCGGTAAGTACGAAGTATACGTGATGCTGTATCCCACTCTGGCCATTGGCTACCTGCAAATGGTGTGGAGCGGCAAGTATGAGAGGGCCATATCCTTCGTGGGTAGGAACGAATACAAGTTGGACGATTCCTACAAGAGGCGCGTCGAAAATCTTAAGCGCTTTCGCACGCCAGAAGACCTGCCGGAAAGAGCCCAGGAGCTGCTATCTTGTGCGGACACAGTGGTGATATTCATGGCCAGGAGCACCTCGAACCAGTTCAAAGTACTCCAATCTCAGTTTTGGACGAAGGGGCAGCTCAAGACGTTCTTGTCCCACTTTAAAATCTTCATCTACTCTGATGAGATGATGCCCCAGGCGCATATCCACCTCGATCGTCCTTTGCCGGCGCCATTTGCCTGGGCTTCCGTGGACGCCATTCCGGACTGGCCGTTCGATCGAATAAGTTACCCAACCTGA
- the LOC117187150 gene encoding ARL-6-interacting protein 1 homolog, which yields MTESDIGKNEKVIKLKHDLERFQAPIVSAYGVLTWEKKYYPVVVFGGISVAYFVLWYMDLSVITLMSLLALLTTISHYFLLWCLDRPDFIFDFFPTKIAGLFWNALIWDSDNEAKFESVCGQMYIIKESLAAWYQYLFKERKSTGLVIVESLVLLAMAWIGSIVNNLLLMYLVTLLIAMWAGLKAKHVFQKLH from the coding sequence ATGACAGAATCGGACATTGGTAAAAACGAAAAGGTGATCAAGCTTAAGCATGATTTGGAGCGATTTCAAGCGCCTATAGTGAGTGCCTATGGTGTCCTTACCTGGGAGAAAAAATACTACCCCGTGGTGGTATTTGGGGGCATAAGCGTCGCTTATTTCGTTCTGTGGTACATGGATCTATCGGTGATAACTCTTATGTCTCTCCTGGCATTGCTGACTACCATTTCGCACTATTTTCTTCTGTGGTGCCTGGATCGGCCGGATTTCATTTTCGACTTTTTCCCAACCAAAATTGCCGGCTTGTTTTGGAATGCCTTAATTTGGGATAGCGACAACGAGGCAAAATTCGAGTCTGTTTGCGGACAGATGTACATCATCAAGGAAAGCTTGGCAGCATGGTATCAGTATCTATTCAAGGAACGCAAGTCGACCGGCCTCGTGATTGTGGAAAGCTTGGTCCTCCTGGCCATGGCTTGGATTGGTTCAATCGTTAACAATCTTCTGTTGATGTACTTGGTTACTCTTCTCATTGCCATGTGGGCTGGTCTGAAAGCTAAACACGTCTTCCAGAAACTCCACTAG
- the LOC117187142 gene encoding transcription initiation factor TFIID subunit 5-like, which translates to MRLWCTRTGFCQKVFAHHGAMSVAFDPKGCYFASASNDNVARVWRVDPAEHFVSFFGHLARLEVCLFHPNGKYLATGSADATARIWDCEKRTQMRLFRGHKAPITAMAYSVCGRYLVSGGRDDLIIVWDTTTERITCSLTQPNAKIASIDFSYCNNLLVVWSQDCHLSPWEFQLLVKCPEKKVLSTQSTKASELALISTIQACKNGIFLQSGFVGRDALIVIWTMSSQKVIELSPKAAEKKTALVKALETCTLNVEK; encoded by the coding sequence ATGCGGCTGTGGTGCACACGCACCGGGTTTTGTCAGAAGGTGTTTGCGCACCACGGGGCCATGAGTGTGGCGTTCGACCCGAAGGGCTGCTACTTTGCCAGCGCCTCCAACGATAATGTGGCGCGCGTGTGGAGAGTGGATCCCGCAGAGCACTTTGTGAGTTTCTTCGGTCACTTGGCACGATTGGAGGTGTGCCTTTTCCATCCGAATGGAAAGTACCTGGCCACTGGATCGGCAGACGCCACCGCCAGAATCTGGGACTGCGAGAAACGCACTCAAATGCGACTCTTCCGCGGCCACAAGGCCCCCATCACTGCCATGGCGTACTCCGTATGCGGGCGCTACCTGGTCTCTGGTGGCCGAGATGACCTGATCATTGTCTGGGACACAACCACCGAGCGAATAACCTGCAGCCTGACCCAGCCCAACGCAAAGATTGCCTCGATCGATTTCTCCTACTGCAACAATCTGCTGGTTGTTTGGAGCCAGGACTGCCATCTGAGCCCTTGGGAGTTTCAGCTGCTCGTCAAGTGCCCCGAGAAGAAGGTTTTGTCCACCCAAAGCACCAAAGCAAGTGAGCTGGCGCTAATCAGCACGATTCAGGCCTGTAAAAATGGAATTTTCCTTCAAAGTGGGTTCGTCGGTCGCGATGCCCTGATTGTCATCTGGACGATGAGTTCTCAGAAGGTAATAGAGTTAAGCCCGAAAGCAGCCGAGAAGAAGACTGCCCTTGTGAAAGCTCTTGAAACTTGTACTTTGAATGTTGAGAAATGA
- the LOC117187143 gene encoding uncharacterized protein LOC117187143 isoform X2, with product MEPGEKNKPTQEKEKNKSEDAASDAVGSGVRKSDGDLVDFYEGVALGPPQQRMLCKAVPENVLADYEQMFETIGNVIKEIVDFGKYEVYVMLYPTLAIGYLQMVWSGKYERAISFVGRNEYKLDDSYKRRVENLKRFRTPEDLPERAQELLSCADTVVIFMARSTSNQFKVLQSQFWTKGQLKTFLSHFKIFIYSDEMMPQAHIHLDRPLPAPFAWASVDAIPDWPFDRISYPT from the exons aTGGAACCCGGGGAAAAGAAT AAGCCGACACAGGAAAAAGAGAAGAACAAGTCTGAAGACGCAGCCTCGGATGCCGTAGGCTCCGGCGTGCGTAAATCGGACGGGGATCTCGTCGATTTTTACGAGGGCGTTGCACTCGGACCGCCCCAGCAACGGATGCTCTGCAAAGCCGTACCAGAGAATGTGCTCGCGGACTATGAGCAGATGTTCGAGACGATCGGGAATGTCATCAAGGAAATAGTTGACTTCGGTAAGTACGAAGTATACGTGATGCTGTATCCCACTCTGGCCATTGGCTACCTGCAAATGGTGTGGAGCGGCAAGTATGAGAGGGCCATATCCTTCGTGGGTAGGAACGAATACAAGTTGGACGATTCCTACAAGAGGCGCGTCGAAAATCTTAAGCGCTTTCGCACGCCAGAAGACCTGCCGGAAAGAGCCCAGGAGCTGCTATCTTGTGCGGACACAGTGGTGATATTCATGGCCAGGAGCACCTCGAACCAGTTCAAAGTACTCCAATCTCAGTTTTGGACGAAGGGGCAGCTCAAGACGTTCTTGTCCCACTTTAAAATCTTCATCTACTCTGATGAGATGATGCCCCAGGCGCATATCCACCTCGATCGTCCTTTGCCGGCGCCATTTGCCTGGGCTTCCGTGGACGCCATTCCGGACTGGCCGTTCGATCGAATAAGTTACCCAACCTGA
- the LOC117187148 gene encoding ARL-6-interacting protein 1 homolog, whose protein sequence is MTESDIGKNEKVIKLKHDLERFQAPIVSAYGVLTWEKKYYPVVVFGGISVAYFVLWYMDLSVITLMSLLALLTTISHYFLLWCLDRPDFIFDFFPTKIAGLFWNALIWDSDNEAKFESVCGQMYIIKESLAAWYQYLFKERKSTGLVIVESLVLLAMAWIGSIVNNLLLMYLVTLLIAMWAGLKAKHVFQKLH, encoded by the coding sequence ATGACAGAATCGGACATTGGTAAAAACGAAAAGGTTATCAAGCTTAAGCATGATTTGGAGCGATTTCAAGCGCCTATAGTGAGTGCCTATGGTGTCCTTACCTGGGAGAAAAAATACTACCCCGTGGTGGTATTTGGGGGCATAAGCGTCGCTTATTTCGTTCTGTGGTACATGGATCTATCGGTGATAACTCTTATGTCTCTCCTGGCATTGCTGACTACCATTTCGCACTATTTTCTTCTGTGGTGCCTGGATCGGCCGGATTTCATTTTCGACTTTTTCCCAACCAAAATTGCCGGCTTGTTTTGGAATGCCTTAATTTGGGATAGCGACAACGAGGCAAAATTCGAGTCTGTTTGCGGACAGATGTACATCATCAAGGAAAGCTTGGCAGCATGGTATCAGTATCTATTCAAGGAACGCAAGTCGACCGGCCTCGTGATTGTGGAAAGCTTGGTCCTCCTGGCCATGGCTTGGATTGGTTCAATCGTTAACAATCTTCTGTTGATGTACTTGGTTACTCTTCTCATTGCCATGTGGGCTGGTCTGAAAGCTAAACACGTCTTCCAGAAACTCCACTAG
- the LOC117187147 gene encoding uncharacterized protein LOC117187147, with translation MERGEKNKQKPTQEKEKNKSEDAASDAVGSGVRKSDGDLVDFYEGVALGPPQQRMLCKENVLADYEQMFETIGNVIKEIVDFGKYEVYVMLYPTLAIGYLQMVWSGKYERAISFVGRNEYKLDDSYKRSIENLKRIRTPENLPERAQELLSCADTVVIFMARSTSNQFKVLQSQFWTKGQLKTFLSHFKIFIYSDEMMPQAHIHLDRPLPAPFAWASVDAIPDWPFDRISYPT, from the exons ATGGAACGCGGGGAAAAGAAT AAGCAGAAGCCAACACAGGAAAAAGAGAAGAACAAGTCTGAAGACGCAGCCTCGGATGCCGTAGGCTCCGGCGTGCGTAAATCGGACGGGGATCTCGTCGATTTTTACGAGGGCGTTGCACTCGGACCGCCCCAGCAACGGATGCTCTGCAAAGAGAATGTGCTCGCGGACTATGAGCAGATGTTCGAGACGATCGGGAATGTCATCAAGGAAATAGTTGACTTCGGTAAGTACGAAGTATACGTGATGCTGTATCCCACTCTGGCCATTGGCTACCTGCAAATGGTGTGGAGCGGCAAGTATGAGAGGGCCATATCCTTCGTGGGTAGGAACGAATACAAGTTGGACGATTCCTACAAGAGGAGCATCGAAAATCTGAAGCGCATCCGCACGCCAGAAAACCTGCCGGAAAGAGCCCAGGAGCTGCTATCTTGTGCGGACACAGTGGTGATATTCATGGCCAGGAGCACCTCGAACCAGTTCAAAGTACTCCAATCTCAGTTTTGGACGAAGGGGCAGCTCAAGACGTTCTTGTCCCACTTTAAAATCTTCATCTACTCTGATGAGATGATGCCCCAGGCGCATATCCACCTCGATCGTCCTTTGCCGGCGCCATTTGCCTGGGCTTCCGTGGACGCCATTCCGGACTGGCCGTTCGATCGAATAAGTTACCCAACCTGA
- the LOC108151857 gene encoding transcription initiation factor TFIID subunit 5-like, which yields MAEPMNIDDDVTCATLSEDHCSVAFGTASGMVHIVAVNKDWLHMNMVRREKLFTAHQEPVLACAGDRQLLTSSAPRHAAVVHTHRGCYFASASNDNVARVWRVDPAEHFVSFFGHLARLEVCLFHPNGKYLATGSADATARIWDCEKRTQMRLFCGHKAPITAMALTQPNAKIASIDFSYCNNLLVVWSQDCHLSPWEFQLLVKCPEKKVSSTQGTKASELALISTIQACKNGIFLQSGFVGRDALIVIWTMSSRKMQK from the exons ATGGCCGAGCCCATGAACATTGACGATGATGTGACTTGCGCGACGCTTTCAGAAGACCATTGCAGCGTGGCATTTGGCACTGCCTCCGGCATGGTCCACATCGTGGCCGTGAACAAGGACTGGCTACACATGAACATGGTGCGAAGGGAGAAGCTCTTTACCGCCCACCAGGAGCCGGTCCTGGCCTGCGCTGGAGACCGCCAGCTTCTCACCTCCTCGGCGCCGCGGCATGCGGCTGTGGTGCACACGCACCGG GGCTGCTACTTTGCCAGCGCCTCCAACGATAACGTGGCGCGCGTGTGGAGAGTGGATCCCGCAGAGCACTTTGTGAGTTTCTTCGGTCACTTGGCACGATTGGAGGTGTGCCTTTTCCATCCGAATGGAAAGTACCTGGCCACTGGATCGGCAGACGCCACCGCCAGAATCTGGGACTGCGAGAAACGCACTCAAATGCGACTCTTCTGCGGCCACAAGGCCCCCATCACTGCCATGGC CCTGACCCAGCCCAACGCAAAGATTGCCTCGATCGATTTCTCCTACTGCAACAATCTGCTGGTTGTTTGGAGCCAGGACTGCCATCTGAGCCCTTGGGAGTTTCAGCTGCTCGTCAAGTGCCCCGAGAAGAAGGTTTCGTCCACCCAAGGCACCAAAGCAAGTGAGCTGGCGCTAATCAGCACGATTCAGGCCTGTAAAAATGGAATTTTCCTTCAAAGTGGGTTCGTCGGCCGCGATGCCCTGATTGTCATCTGGACGATGAGTTCTCGGAAG ATGCAGAAATAG